TCAATTCCACGATATCAACATCATCAAGAACCGCGCGAACTTGTTCGTCAGTCCACTCGCTCAAATTGCGGAATTGAACCTGCGGCTTTCGTGCCTGTAAGAGTCGTTGAAGCACTTCGCCAGTTCTCTCAGCATTCTCGGCTACCTTTTCGCGAAGCATGTCCAAAGCCCTTGTGAGCAACCCAGTATCCCGTTCCTGCTGTTGCTTCGCCTTCATCAAGAAAGCGATGCGCTTGGCAACCTTCTTTCCATAGTCAGCCTCTGCATTCGGGTCTATCCCTTCATTAGAGAGATAAGCACGAGCAGCCTCGTCGTTCAGCCTCAAACTCTCTAACAAGAGCTCGTCGAAGGCGCGGAGAATCCTATCCCGTTGGTTGTCGCTCATTAATCGCGTTTGGCCCTGATCTTCTCAAGTCGTCGGTCAAGTCGTCGTATTGCGTTGTGGTATTCCTTCTCGGTCATCCCAATATTCTCCCTGATCTCTTCTGGTCTCGTTAAGCCATCGTACACGCGAGCATTGAAAATGAGGAGCTCGTCATCTTCTGCTCCAAGTTGTTCTAGTTGCTTCGCGAATTCAGCCACTACAGCTTCTTCGTAGGCCGCGATATCCACTGACCCGTTTTCGCCCGCAGCGAAGCCATCGAGATCAACATCGCCTTCCACCTTGAGCCGCTGCTTTCTGCCCCGTAGCCAGTTGCTGACGAGGCTGTCCATCGTGTCGAAAAGGAACAATTCAATATCTGGGTAGTGCCCCTTGTTCCATTTCCGACTTCCGGTGGCAAAGACTCGGCGCATACATTCCTCGACCAGTTCTCGAGCGGCATCGTGCAGTTCATCCTTGGTCCCCCTCACACGATGGCGCCGCTTCATTGTCGCCAGCGTGTGACTGACCAGTCTGGGCCAAAGCCGAGACCAGTCCAGAGCATCGAATAGCTCTGCAACCTCCTCTGATGTGGCGATTGACGACTCGGCTTCCATTGGCCTCCACAGGTAAGGGCTACCCTGGAGGGGAAATTTACCATGGACTGGTAAATCGGTTGGGGTGATCAGCCCTTTCCTGTGACAGCGGCTCCTCAATGTCGAGGTGCCCAAACACTGTAACGGAGATGAAGCATCAGGACGAAACCGAGAAGGGGTGGGGCTGGCCGTCAGCCTCTGAAGTTGACCATCAACAAGGAGGTCTACGAATGGCCCGAGCAGTACATCCTTGGCGCGGAGATCAGGAAGCTTGGCCACATCGGTCCGGACGAGCTGATCTTCCTGGCCATCAAGAAGCCTTGGGAGGATGAGCTGATCAAGGACGACACCCGCGTCAACCTGGCGCGCCCGGAGATTGAGCACTTCTTCTCCAAGAAGACCGTGACGCTGATCGTCAACGGCACGCCCAAGGAGTGGGACAAGCACACCATCTGCTTCGAGGATGTGGTGAAGTTGGCCTTCGGGGCCTATGACCCGAATCCGAACATCGTGTATACGGTGACCTACGATCGCGGCCCCAAGGAAAATCCCGAGGGTTCGATGGTGAAGGGCGAGTGCGTCTGCGCAAAGGACAAAATGATCTTCAATGTCACACGCACTGATAAGTCGTAGCGCCGACCTGAAGGAGACTGTTAGGATAACGGCGTTGGCGCCTTCAACCAACCGACACGAACCAGGAAGACCCGACCAAGAAGAGAGACCTGAAACCCAAGCGGAGCAAGTATGACATCGAGCTTGAGCCCTGGGGCAGAAGATCGCCGAGGCCATTTACGCTGGGCCGTTGCTGGGCGAGGCGGGGCATCACCGACATGATCAAGCGCGTGGTGCAAGCCAGCCTGAAGGGTGGAGATCGCGCACCTGAGGCCCCGGAGCAGGAAGGCAACCGGCGCAACGGGTATACGCCCAAGCAGCTGAAGACCTCCGGCGGGCAGGTGGAGATCGCCACGCCGAGGGACCGCGATGGGAGCTTCGAGCCGCGCATGGTGGAGAAGCGCCAGCGCGTACTGAACGCCGAGCTGGACCAGAAGATCCGGCATGTACGGCCTGGGGTTGGCCTCCGACATCAGCGCCCATATGCGGGAGCAGGTGGAGACCAACGACGCTGATCGACGCCGTGACCGACACGGTGATCGGGAACTGCGCAGGTGGCAGGCCCGCCCGCTGGAGCCGATCACGCCATCGTGGCTGGACGCGGCCTTCTTCAAGTCAAGCACGAGGGCCAGGGCGGCCGCGCGGTGTATACCGTGCTGGGCGTGGACCTCGATGGGTACAAGGACGTGCTGGGCATACGTGGAGGAGAGCGAGGGCGCGGCACTGGCTGGGTGTGCTCAGCGACCTGAAGCAGCGCGGGGTGCAGGACATCCGATCGCCTGCACAGACAACCTCAAGGGCTTCGACGATGCGATCGAGGCGGTGTTCCCCACCTCCGTGCAGGGCTGCATCGTGCACCGATCGCAACACGCTACGCCATGTGGGCTCCAGGAGTCAAGAACGTGCTGGCCGACGAGCCCATTTACAA
The window above is part of the Flavobacteriales bacterium genome. Proteins encoded here:
- a CDS encoding multiubiquitin domain-containing protein, producing MTINKEVYEWPEQYILGAEIRKLGHIGPDELIFLAIKKPWEDELIKDDTRVNLARPEIEHFFSKKTVTLIVNGTPKEWDKHTICFEDVVKLAFGAYDPNPNIVYTVTYDRGPKENPEGSMVKGECVCAKDKMIFNVTRTDKS
- a CDS encoding transposase; this encodes MIKRVVQASLKGGDRAPEAPEQEGNRRNGYTPKQLKTSGGQVEIATPRDRDGSFEPRMVEKRQRVLNAELDQKIRHVRPGVGLRHQRPYAGAGGDQRR
- a CDS encoding transposase; the protein is MYGLGLASDISAHMREQVETNDADRRRDRHGDRELRRWQARPLEPITPSWLDAAFFKSSTRARAAARCIPCWAWTSMGTRTCWAYVEESEGAALAGCAQRPEAARGAGHPIACTDNLKGFDDAIEAVFPTSVQGCIVHRSQHATPCGLQESRTCWPTSPFTRPPTSRPLLALEAFAAKWEERYPRAVQSWTNNWPRLSTFLGYPEPLRKLIHHQHHRGLPRPIAQGHQDQAGLRWRLAVLKLIFLVQQRIARDKWQRPCSTGGPYTDHRDPLHRPDPPINSNEQVVSLPRTPR